CCGCATCTTGGAAATTATACAGTTTTTGAGAAAGATGGTCAGCCAGGCGGTATTAATCTTCTGGATTATGGTTGTATTCGTATTTTTCCACCAAGTTTTGCTCAAGGTGTTATCGACCTGTATCATGGTTTGCGCACTGATGATCGAGCAAGGGTTGTTCATGCTTTTGAGACATGGGGCTTCAAAGGTCTGACCAAGGAGCTGGTTGACATTATGAGCGTATGGGCGAAGTTTATCTACGGGCCAATGCTGGAAGACAGAGTGCGCGAAATCGCCGATGGTGTGAAACCGGGTGAATATGGACGCAAGCAGGCTTTCACTGTTCACAAAGCCCTTCGTGAAAATGGTCCTGTAACTATCCCGCAAGAATTTGTCTTTATGGATCGCGCTGCCATTGGGCTTGGCAGTGTGTTTTTACATATGCGGGCGAAGTTGAATTTTTATCAACTTTTCAATGAACAGATTGAAAATTTTGATATTGATGGTTTGACAAAACGCCAAGTGCGGGCGTTGGATGAGGTGGCGCTTGTGTGAACTGTCTCTTTCTTTAGAGTAGGCAATAGGCAGAGCATAAAATTTACTTGCTTGCGCTTGTCGTGGGCATTGGGTATAGCCAGATTAAGATAGGAATAAGGGATAAAGTTATGGCTGGAAAAAAATCTGCAATGAATTATCAGGAGCATGAAAAGACATATAATCTTTTTCTTGCGATGAGTAAGTACGGCACAGTTGCTGTTATTGTGATTTTAGTACTTATGGCCATCTTTTTGCTCTAGCCAATGTCAGGTTGATTTATTTTCAATCTGGAGATGGTTTGGTAGTTTTGCCTTTATTCGCTTCGAGCCGAGCTAGGCCTTGTAATGCTGGGGCATGATTGGGTTGCAACTTCAGGGCATTTCGATAAGCACGATTTGCCTTCTTTATATTTCCGACTTTCTCGTTAGCAAAACCGTTGTTGGTCCAGGCTCTGAAAGATTGACTGTCACGGCGCAATGATTCATTAAAATCAACCAAAGCAGATTTTGTATTACCTATTGCTAGGTAGCTTGCCCCGCGACCATTCCATGGCGCAGCTTCGCGCGGTGCCAGTGAAATGGCTGTTGTGAAATCTTCTATGGCTTCGCTGTTACGATTATTTATTTGATATAAAAGCCCGCGATTATGAAATGCGCGTGGGTCGGTGGTGCCGAGAGTAATTGCTTTGTTGTAGTTTTCTAGTGCCTTTGGTGAGTTGCCTTTTTCTCTATAAATGTTGCCAAGACCAATATAAGCAGCATCATATTGACTATTTATTTGTAGTGCTTTCGAGTAATCGGCAATGGCTTCTTCAGTATTTCCCGAGGCTTTTTGTATAACTGCGCGATTGCCATAAGCTTGATAAAAGTTAGAATCAATGGCGATTGCTTTATTGAAATCTGCAA
This window of the Hyphomicrobiales bacterium genome carries:
- a CDS encoding aa3-type cytochrome c oxidase subunit IV, with the translated sequence MAGKKSAMNYQEHEKTYNLFLAMSKYGTVAVIVILVLMAIFLL
- a CDS encoding tetratricopeptide repeat protein produces the protein MASLIKQIKKIGLVWLCAAALSACAGANSFVDLEAVDPTAASKGNIASLTKVIKENPQDAAAYNTRGSAYGTAGQPRLALADFNKAIAIDSNFYQAYGNRAVIQKASGNTEEAIADYSKALQINSQYDAAYIGLGNIYREKGNSPKALENYNKAITLGTTDPRAFHNRGLLYQINNRNSEAIEDFTTAISLAPREAAPWNGRGASYLAIGNTKSALVDFNESLRRDSQSFRAWTNNGFANEKVGNIKKANRAYRNALKLQPNHAPALQGLARLEANKGKTTKPSPD